A section of the Oryzias latipes chromosome 8, ASM223467v1 genome encodes:
- the LOC101169857 gene encoding serine/threonine-protein kinase LMTK1 isoform X1 — MVFALHVAVMSSAFFNPSFAFSSHFDTDGAPLSELSWPSSIAVVAVSFSGLFTFVFLMLACLCCKKGDIGFKEFDNTEGDGYHADLSALASPSSQNGPEVYILPLTEVSLPVSKQPGRSIQLLKSSDLSRHSLLYLKEIGHGWFGRVLLGEVSAGLNSVQVVVKELKASSSVQDQMQFLEENQPYQTLQHPALLQCLSQCLEVTPYLLVMEFCPLGDLKTYLRSCQAADSETPDTLILQKMACDIASGLLHLHKYNFIHSDLALRNCLLTSEMSVKIGDYGLSHSQFKDDYYITQDQIWVPLRWIAPELIDEVHGNLLVVDQTKSSNIWSLGVTLWELFELGSQPYRQYSDRQVLTYAVKEQQLKLPKPQLELPLSDRWYEVMQFCWLQPELRPSSKEVHLLVTYLCAKGSSEAEEDFELRWNALKPNLLCSPAHTAASTTPVLTPKPASAGVSIAEQTQAVELASSASSSFPLLEGFSDSFPSDTGDDLLTVTETSHGLNFEYKWEQAHSEQPYCSSYTSGPLGQGNPHYQDIYYSSRRHPLEGCGTETLTSSISPSYYKPEHMAVVPVLSAHSPSVSSEYYIRIEEPVQCNIKLDDSKAENSPGPKAINCRLSSENPSMPKSYWSTAENRESNAYDLDLSPTMQPTLQPQLKHPSSTSPISLSLSDTCLSPRCSETTYSGYTVNKTHCQSSLEVLHDSRSNFDQSEGRLENPRSLSQAVSSPSLGFCDPYLERSSVFGSANETSVDMTLRKTLPVVPHLDVDVEMGDGLLLGRRRSGETEDDLYSEAEATNWISNHSANNNSLSFDSQQAGSGYDSYLNFQPNSTELWSLTKATTKTFHSSKPLSPMENTGGESCKPAGIGPYIHLCHKEEEGTQLERCLNVDRLQSDNSLSSSSINSRAAEQLEGEYKKQSLLDKDMMYREMRPAETFLKTPCSMMEHPSGKAEVLSNRRGYFWKGVPARLSVDLDDMRLDYPELSDGSRVLGVRNSSSCMVELGDCSGDENDLADITSGIFADFNLDYAEIEEEEELTPKKNPERSPDSMDTINPLSSMGSSYDQTFSPDPFGNPIFPKSLDSGYDTENNESPEFFFKELGDPIGGEMSPILGGDPAVMQQVGLGQFVCTSINFSQMHVKGMAGKNPCRDSAYFSDYDTECEKSPHEEGSKPFAGSRKHSCPAESFSGDHSAEKHVSEKNVINLRAIKSCVIVNLSETDCPSPHSFPDPGLSMLSPFPPQMGGCLTKESAPADDDLGLETEHSGDEPASELSSCVGSENSSTVQNSSANHDDWSRRGENCSAVQSSGCTINDCRKEPHEDGKTGDRSTEEEELSDYNHASEEAEDTRECVRINEEDFEDIDAEECDSLYEENNSPHDLSTSSSLLELCGEDVRAPLEVGEDEEDSDDSESDEELRTYNIQNEDSEESEEDISTVPVVVSDCSRARHLRSLLKMPTLLTQSFCDELERKKKAVSFFDDVTVYLFDQESPTGELADFPLSSDAEEGQQESSESELDTQLCDSFCAYKEISLKISDEGGSCKWENEEFFGSSPSSPHSDPEPAPPASSITSSPEAPKPAAATLNRFMVSRFSITHVFDQHTGSAAGNSRDEKKN, encoded by the exons GAATTCGACAACACCGAGGGAGATGGGTACCATGCAGACCTGTCTGCACTGGCCTCGCCGTCCTCCCAGAATGGCCCTGAGGTTTACATCCTTCCCCTCACCGAGGTTTCTCTGCCCGTCTCCAAACAGCCTGGCAGATCCA TCCAGCTGCTGAAATCATCAGACCTCAGTCGTCACAGTCTGCTGTATCTAAAGGAGATTGGACATGGGTGGTTCGGAAGG gttctgctgggTGAAGTCAGTGCGGGCCTTAACTCCGTCCAGGTAGTGGTGAAAGAGCTGAAGGCCAGCTCCAGTGTCCAGGACCAAATGCAATTTCTTGAGGAGAACCAGCCATACCA AACTCTCCAGCATCCTGCCCTCCTCCAATGCCTTTCCCAGTGTTTAGAAGTCACTCCTTATCTGCTGGTCATGGAGTTTTGCCCTCTG GGTGATCTGAAAACATACCTCCGCAGCTGCCAGGCTGCCGATTCTGAAACTCCCGACACTTTGATCCTTCAGAAGATGGCGTGTGACATTGCTTCAGGGCTTCTGCATCTCCACAAGTACAACTTTATCCACAG TGACCTGGCCCTGCGAAACTGCCTGCTCACCTCAGAAATGTCAGTGAAGATTGGAGACTACGGGCTTTCTCACAGCCAATTCAAG GATGACTATTATATAACACAAGACCAGATATGGGTGCCACTGCGCTGGATCGCACCAGAGCTCATAGATGAGGTTCATGGAAACCTGCTGGTTGTGGATCAAACCAAAAGTAGTAATATAtg GTCATTAGGGGTGACTTTGTGGGAGCTGTTTGAGCTTGGAAGCCAGCCGTACAGACAGTATTCTGACAGACAGGTGTTGACTTACGCCGTGAAGGAGCAGCAGCTTAAACTACCTAAACCTCAGCTTGAGCTCCCGCTATCTGACCGCTG gtatgAGGTTATGCAGTTCTGCTGGCTGCAGCCAGAGCTCAGACCCAGCAGCAAAGAGGTGCATCTTCTGGTGACGTACTTGTGCGCCAAAGGCTCCAGCGAAGCCGAGGAAGACTTTGAGCTACGCTGGAACGCTTTGAAACCCAACTTGCTGTGCAGCCCCGCCCACACAGCTGCATCCACAACTCCAGTCCTCACCCCCAAACCTGCATCTGCTGGGGTTTCCATTGCAGAGCAAACTCAAGCAGTGGAGCTGGCCTCCTCTGCCTCGTCGTCCTTTCCCCTCCTGGAGGGCTTCTCCGACAGCTTTCCGTCCGACACAGGTGATGATCTGCTGACTGTCACAGAAACAAGCCATGGTCTAAACTTTGAGTACAAGTGGGAGCAGGCCCACAGCGAACAGCCTTACTGCTCCTCATACACCAGTGGACCACTGGGCCAGGGGAACCCACACTACCAGGACATTTACTACTCAAGCAGGAGGCACCCCTTAGAAGGCTGCGGGACTGAAACCCTGACCTCAAGCATTTCCCCTTCATATTATAAACCGGAGCACATGGCTGTTGTTCCAGTGTTGAGTGCTCATAGCCCCTCAGTAAGCAGCGAGTACTACATTCGCATAGAGGAGCCTGTGCAGTGCAATATAAAACTAGATGACAGTAAAGCAGAAAATAGCCCCGGACCCAAAGCCATCAACTGCAGGTTATCGTCCGAGAATCCATCAATGCCAAAATCTTACTGGTCCACTGCTGAAAACAGAGAATCCAATGCTTATGATTTGGATCTAAGCCCCACTATGCAGCCAACTCTGCAGCCACAGCTTAAACACCCATCTAGCACCAGTCCTATAAGCTTAAGCCTGTCTGATACTTGTCTCTCACCCAGATGCAGTGAAACCACCTACTCTGGGTATACAGTGAACAAAACACACTGCCAGTCCTCTCTTGAAGTACTGCACGACTCACGTTCAAACTTCGACCAATCAGAAGGTCGATTGGAAAACCCTCGAAGTCTATCTCAAGCGGTTAGCAGCCCCAGCTTAGGCTTCTGCGATCCGTACCTTGAAAGGAGCTCAGTTTTTGGCTCAGCTAATGAAACAAGTGTTGATATGACTCTCAGAAAGACCCTGCCTGTTGTTCCCCACCTTGACGTAGATGTAGAAATGGGCGACGGGCTGCTGTTGGGTCGTCGGCGAAGTGGAGAGACAGAGGATGACTTATACTCCGAAGCGGAGGCCACTAACTGGATCTCAAACCACTCCGCAAACAATAACAGCCTGAGCTTTGACAGCCAGCAGGCCGGCAGTGGGTATGACAGCTACTTGAACTTTCAACCAAACTCAACAGAACTATGGTCTCTGACCAAGGCCACCACAAAAACCTTCCACAGCTCTAAGCCCCTTTCTCCAATGGAGAACACAGGAGGAGAGTCTTGTAAACCAGCTGGAATAGGCCCATATATTCACTTATGTCACAAAGAGGAGGAAGGAACTCAATTGGAAAGGTGTTTAAATGTAGATCGCTTGCAAAGTGATAATTCTCTCAGCAGCTCCAGCATAAATTCCAGGGCTGCAGAGCAACTGGAGGGGGAATATAAAAAGCAATCACTGCTTGATAAAGACATGATGTATCGTGAGATGAGACCTGCGGAAACCTTTCTAAAGACTCCGTGCTCGATGATGGAACATCCCAGCGGTAAAGCAGAGGTCTTGTCAAACAGGAGGGGTTACTTTTGGAAGGGGGTTCCAGCAAGGCTGTCTGTGGATCTGGATGACATGAGACTCGATTATCCGGAATTATCAGACGGCAGCAGAGTTTTAGGGGTCAGAAACTCCAGCAGTTGCATGGTTGAGCTTGGGGATTGCAGTGGAGATGAGAACGACCTCGCTGACATTACATCAGGGATCTTTGCAGACTTTAACCTCGACTATGCCGAAatagaagaggaggaggagctgaccCCAAAGAAGAATCCAGAGAGAAGTCCTGATTCAATGGACACCATTAATCCTCTGTCATCCATGGGAAGCTCTTACGACCAGACGTTCAGCCCTGATCCGTTTGGTAACCCCATCTTTCCCAAATCTCTGGACAGCGGCTATGACACAGAAAACAACGAGTCGccagagtttttctttaaagagcTCGGGGACCCCATAGGAGGTGAGATGAGCCCCATTCTGGGCGGAGATCCTGCAGTCATGCAGCAGGTGGGTTTAGGACAATTTGTCTGCACATCTATAAATTTCTCACAGATGCATGTGAAAGGCATGGCTGGcaaaaacccatgcagggactcagcttatttttctgattatgatACGGAGTGTGAGAAGAGTCCTCACGAGGAAGGCAGCAAGCCGTTTGCAGGCTCAAGAAAGCACTCCTGCCCTGCTGAAAGCTTTTCAGGAGACCATTCTGCTGAAAAGCATGTCAGtgagaaaaatgtaataaatctgAGGGCCATCAAAAGTTGTGTTATAGTGAATCTCTCAGAGACTGACTGTCCTTCACCCCACTCTTTTCCCGACCCTGGGTTGTCCATGCTGTCACCATTTCCTCCACAGATGGGTGGGTGTCTGACCAAAGAGTCTGCACCTGCAGATGATGATCTTGGCTTGGAGACCGAGCATTCAGGGGACGAGCCAGCCTCAGAGCTCAGTTCCTGCGTTGGCTCAGAAAATTCTTCAACTGTCCAGAACTCCTCAGCAAACCACGATGATTGGAGCAGGAGAGGAGAGAACTGCTCAGCTGTGCAGTCATCTGGATGCACGATAAATGATTGCAGAAAGGAGCCCCATGAAGATGGTAAAACTGGTGACAGAtccacagaggaggaggagttgtCTGATTACAATCATGCCAGTGAAGAGGCTGAGGACACAAGGGAGTGTGTGAGAATAAACGAGGAAGACTTTGAGGACATAGATGCAGAGGAATGTGACAGCCTGTATGAAGAAAACAACAGTCCCCATGACCTCTCCACTTCTTCGTCCCTGTTGGAGCTCTGCGGAGAAGATGTAAGAGCTCCTCTGGAAGTGGGGGAAGACGAAGAAGACAGTGATGACAGCGAGTCTGATGAAGAGCTGAGGACATACAATATCCAAAATGAAGACAGCGAGGAGAGTGAAGAGGATATTAGCACAGTACCAGTGGTGGTAAGTGACTGCAGCCGGGCGAGACACCTGCGCAGCCTCCTGAAGATGCCCACTCTACTCACACAGTCCTTCTGTGATGAGTtggagaggaagaagaaagcCGTGTCCTTTTTTGATGATGTGACCGTATACCTTTTTGACCAG GAGAGTCCCACTGGAGAGCTGGCTGACTTTCCCCTTTCCTCAGACGCAGAGGAAGGTCAACAGGAATCTTCAGAGTCTGAGCTTGATACACAACTCTGCGATTCTTTCTGTGCTTATAaagaaataagtttaaaaatctCAGATGAAG GTGGGAGCTGCAAATGGGAAAATGAGGAGTTCTTTGGGAGCAGTCCATCTTCACCCCATAGTGACCCTGAACCCGCCCCTCCAGCCTCATCGATCACCAGCAGCCCAGAGGCTCCTAAACCTGCTGCTGCGACACTTAACCGCTTCATGGTGTCTCGATTCTCCATCACTCACGTGTTCGACCAGCACACGGGCTCAGCAGCag GAAACAGTCGAGATGAGAAGAAAAACTAA
- the LOC101169857 gene encoding serine/threonine-protein kinase LMTK1 isoform X3: MVFALHVAVMSSAFFNPSFAFSSHFDTDGAPLSELSWPSSIAVVAVSFSGLFTFVFLMLACLCCKKGDIGFKEFDNTEGDGYHADLSALASPSSQNGPEVYILPLTEVSLPVSKQPGRSIQLLKSSDLSRHSLLYLKEIGHGWFGRVLLGEVSAGLNSVQVVVKELKASSSVQDQMQFLEENQPYQTLQHPALLQCLSQCLEVTPYLLVMEFCPLGDLKTYLRSCQAADSETPDTLILQKMACDIASGLLHLHKYNFIHSDLALRNCLLTSEMSVKIGDYGLSHSQFKDDYYITQDQIWVPLRWIAPELIDEVHGNLLVVDQTKSSNIWSLGVTLWELFELGSQPYRQYSDRQVLTYAVKEQQLKLPKPQLELPLSDRWYEVMQFCWLQPELRPSSKEVHLLVTYLCAKGSSEAEEDFELRWNALKPNLLCSPAHTAASTTPVLTPKPASAGVSIAEQTQAVELASSASSSFPLLEGFSDSFPSDTGDDLLTVTETSHGLNFEYKWEQAHSEQPYCSSYTSGPLGQGNPHYQDIYYSSRRHPLEGCGTETLTSSISPSYYKPEHMAVVPVLSAHSPSVSSEYYIRIEEPVQCNIKLDDSKAENSPGPKAINCRLSSENPSMPKSYWSTAENRESNAYDLDLSPTMQPTLQPQLKHPSSTSPISLSLSDTCLSPRCSETTYSGYTVNKTHCQSSLEVLHDSRSNFDQSEGRLENPRSLSQAVSSPSLGFCDPYLERSSVFGSANETSVDMTLRKTLPVVPHLDVDVEMGDGLLLGRRRSGETEDDLYSEAEATNWISNHSANNNSLSFDSQQAGSGYDSYLNFQPNSTELWSLTKATTKTFHSSKPLSPMENTGGESCKPAGIGPYIHLCHKEEEGTQLERCLNVDRLQSDNSLSSSSINSRAAEQLEGEYKKQSLLDKDMMYREMRPAETFLKTPCSMMEHPSGKAEVLSNRRGYFWKGVPARLSVDLDDMRLDYPELSDGSRVLGVRNSSSCMVELGDCSGDENDLADITSGIFADFNLDYAEIEEEEELTPKKNPERSPDSMDTINPLSSMGSSYDQTFSPDPFGNPIFPKSLDSGYDTENNESPEFFFKELGDPIGGEMSPILGGDPAVMQQMGGCLTKESAPADDDLGLETEHSGDEPASELSSCVGSENSSTVQNSSANHDDWSRRGENCSAVQSSGCTINDCRKEPHEDGKTGDRSTEEEELSDYNHASEEAEDTRECVRINEEDFEDIDAEECDSLYEENNSPHDLSTSSSLLELCGEDVRAPLEVGEDEEDSDDSESDEELRTYNIQNEDSEESEEDISTVPVVVSDCSRARHLRSLLKMPTLLTQSFCDELERKKKAVSFFDDVTVYLFDQESPTGELADFPLSSDAEEGQQESSESELDTQLCDSFCAYKEISLKISDEGGSCKWENEEFFGSSPSSPHSDPEPAPPASSITSSPEAPKPAAATLNRFMVSRFSITHVFDQHTGSAAGNSRDEKKN, from the exons GAATTCGACAACACCGAGGGAGATGGGTACCATGCAGACCTGTCTGCACTGGCCTCGCCGTCCTCCCAGAATGGCCCTGAGGTTTACATCCTTCCCCTCACCGAGGTTTCTCTGCCCGTCTCCAAACAGCCTGGCAGATCCA TCCAGCTGCTGAAATCATCAGACCTCAGTCGTCACAGTCTGCTGTATCTAAAGGAGATTGGACATGGGTGGTTCGGAAGG gttctgctgggTGAAGTCAGTGCGGGCCTTAACTCCGTCCAGGTAGTGGTGAAAGAGCTGAAGGCCAGCTCCAGTGTCCAGGACCAAATGCAATTTCTTGAGGAGAACCAGCCATACCA AACTCTCCAGCATCCTGCCCTCCTCCAATGCCTTTCCCAGTGTTTAGAAGTCACTCCTTATCTGCTGGTCATGGAGTTTTGCCCTCTG GGTGATCTGAAAACATACCTCCGCAGCTGCCAGGCTGCCGATTCTGAAACTCCCGACACTTTGATCCTTCAGAAGATGGCGTGTGACATTGCTTCAGGGCTTCTGCATCTCCACAAGTACAACTTTATCCACAG TGACCTGGCCCTGCGAAACTGCCTGCTCACCTCAGAAATGTCAGTGAAGATTGGAGACTACGGGCTTTCTCACAGCCAATTCAAG GATGACTATTATATAACACAAGACCAGATATGGGTGCCACTGCGCTGGATCGCACCAGAGCTCATAGATGAGGTTCATGGAAACCTGCTGGTTGTGGATCAAACCAAAAGTAGTAATATAtg GTCATTAGGGGTGACTTTGTGGGAGCTGTTTGAGCTTGGAAGCCAGCCGTACAGACAGTATTCTGACAGACAGGTGTTGACTTACGCCGTGAAGGAGCAGCAGCTTAAACTACCTAAACCTCAGCTTGAGCTCCCGCTATCTGACCGCTG gtatgAGGTTATGCAGTTCTGCTGGCTGCAGCCAGAGCTCAGACCCAGCAGCAAAGAGGTGCATCTTCTGGTGACGTACTTGTGCGCCAAAGGCTCCAGCGAAGCCGAGGAAGACTTTGAGCTACGCTGGAACGCTTTGAAACCCAACTTGCTGTGCAGCCCCGCCCACACAGCTGCATCCACAACTCCAGTCCTCACCCCCAAACCTGCATCTGCTGGGGTTTCCATTGCAGAGCAAACTCAAGCAGTGGAGCTGGCCTCCTCTGCCTCGTCGTCCTTTCCCCTCCTGGAGGGCTTCTCCGACAGCTTTCCGTCCGACACAGGTGATGATCTGCTGACTGTCACAGAAACAAGCCATGGTCTAAACTTTGAGTACAAGTGGGAGCAGGCCCACAGCGAACAGCCTTACTGCTCCTCATACACCAGTGGACCACTGGGCCAGGGGAACCCACACTACCAGGACATTTACTACTCAAGCAGGAGGCACCCCTTAGAAGGCTGCGGGACTGAAACCCTGACCTCAAGCATTTCCCCTTCATATTATAAACCGGAGCACATGGCTGTTGTTCCAGTGTTGAGTGCTCATAGCCCCTCAGTAAGCAGCGAGTACTACATTCGCATAGAGGAGCCTGTGCAGTGCAATATAAAACTAGATGACAGTAAAGCAGAAAATAGCCCCGGACCCAAAGCCATCAACTGCAGGTTATCGTCCGAGAATCCATCAATGCCAAAATCTTACTGGTCCACTGCTGAAAACAGAGAATCCAATGCTTATGATTTGGATCTAAGCCCCACTATGCAGCCAACTCTGCAGCCACAGCTTAAACACCCATCTAGCACCAGTCCTATAAGCTTAAGCCTGTCTGATACTTGTCTCTCACCCAGATGCAGTGAAACCACCTACTCTGGGTATACAGTGAACAAAACACACTGCCAGTCCTCTCTTGAAGTACTGCACGACTCACGTTCAAACTTCGACCAATCAGAAGGTCGATTGGAAAACCCTCGAAGTCTATCTCAAGCGGTTAGCAGCCCCAGCTTAGGCTTCTGCGATCCGTACCTTGAAAGGAGCTCAGTTTTTGGCTCAGCTAATGAAACAAGTGTTGATATGACTCTCAGAAAGACCCTGCCTGTTGTTCCCCACCTTGACGTAGATGTAGAAATGGGCGACGGGCTGCTGTTGGGTCGTCGGCGAAGTGGAGAGACAGAGGATGACTTATACTCCGAAGCGGAGGCCACTAACTGGATCTCAAACCACTCCGCAAACAATAACAGCCTGAGCTTTGACAGCCAGCAGGCCGGCAGTGGGTATGACAGCTACTTGAACTTTCAACCAAACTCAACAGAACTATGGTCTCTGACCAAGGCCACCACAAAAACCTTCCACAGCTCTAAGCCCCTTTCTCCAATGGAGAACACAGGAGGAGAGTCTTGTAAACCAGCTGGAATAGGCCCATATATTCACTTATGTCACAAAGAGGAGGAAGGAACTCAATTGGAAAGGTGTTTAAATGTAGATCGCTTGCAAAGTGATAATTCTCTCAGCAGCTCCAGCATAAATTCCAGGGCTGCAGAGCAACTGGAGGGGGAATATAAAAAGCAATCACTGCTTGATAAAGACATGATGTATCGTGAGATGAGACCTGCGGAAACCTTTCTAAAGACTCCGTGCTCGATGATGGAACATCCCAGCGGTAAAGCAGAGGTCTTGTCAAACAGGAGGGGTTACTTTTGGAAGGGGGTTCCAGCAAGGCTGTCTGTGGATCTGGATGACATGAGACTCGATTATCCGGAATTATCAGACGGCAGCAGAGTTTTAGGGGTCAGAAACTCCAGCAGTTGCATGGTTGAGCTTGGGGATTGCAGTGGAGATGAGAACGACCTCGCTGACATTACATCAGGGATCTTTGCAGACTTTAACCTCGACTATGCCGAAatagaagaggaggaggagctgaccCCAAAGAAGAATCCAGAGAGAAGTCCTGATTCAATGGACACCATTAATCCTCTGTCATCCATGGGAAGCTCTTACGACCAGACGTTCAGCCCTGATCCGTTTGGTAACCCCATCTTTCCCAAATCTCTGGACAGCGGCTATGACACAGAAAACAACGAGTCGccagagtttttctttaaagagcTCGGGGACCCCATAGGAGGTGAGATGAGCCCCATTCTGGGCGGAGATCCTGCAGTCATGCAGCAG ATGGGTGGGTGTCTGACCAAAGAGTCTGCACCTGCAGATGATGATCTTGGCTTGGAGACCGAGCATTCAGGGGACGAGCCAGCCTCAGAGCTCAGTTCCTGCGTTGGCTCAGAAAATTCTTCAACTGTCCAGAACTCCTCAGCAAACCACGATGATTGGAGCAGGAGAGGAGAGAACTGCTCAGCTGTGCAGTCATCTGGATGCACGATAAATGATTGCAGAAAGGAGCCCCATGAAGATGGTAAAACTGGTGACAGAtccacagaggaggaggagttgtCTGATTACAATCATGCCAGTGAAGAGGCTGAGGACACAAGGGAGTGTGTGAGAATAAACGAGGAAGACTTTGAGGACATAGATGCAGAGGAATGTGACAGCCTGTATGAAGAAAACAACAGTCCCCATGACCTCTCCACTTCTTCGTCCCTGTTGGAGCTCTGCGGAGAAGATGTAAGAGCTCCTCTGGAAGTGGGGGAAGACGAAGAAGACAGTGATGACAGCGAGTCTGATGAAGAGCTGAGGACATACAATATCCAAAATGAAGACAGCGAGGAGAGTGAAGAGGATATTAGCACAGTACCAGTGGTGGTAAGTGACTGCAGCCGGGCGAGACACCTGCGCAGCCTCCTGAAGATGCCCACTCTACTCACACAGTCCTTCTGTGATGAGTtggagaggaagaagaaagcCGTGTCCTTTTTTGATGATGTGACCGTATACCTTTTTGACCAG GAGAGTCCCACTGGAGAGCTGGCTGACTTTCCCCTTTCCTCAGACGCAGAGGAAGGTCAACAGGAATCTTCAGAGTCTGAGCTTGATACACAACTCTGCGATTCTTTCTGTGCTTATAaagaaataagtttaaaaatctCAGATGAAG GTGGGAGCTGCAAATGGGAAAATGAGGAGTTCTTTGGGAGCAGTCCATCTTCACCCCATAGTGACCCTGAACCCGCCCCTCCAGCCTCATCGATCACCAGCAGCCCAGAGGCTCCTAAACCTGCTGCTGCGACACTTAACCGCTTCATGGTGTCTCGATTCTCCATCACTCACGTGTTCGACCAGCACACGGGCTCAGCAGCag GAAACAGTCGAGATGAGAAGAAAAACTAA